The Desulfomicrobium orale DSM 12838 genome includes a window with the following:
- a CDS encoding (Fe-S)-binding protein, with protein sequence MSTDVHQLAGMLHELDDQMVACMRCGMCQAVCPVFAESMNEGDVARGKIALLENLSHEMIKDPGGVQEKLNRCLLCGSCAFNCPSGVKVLDIFLKARVIVSSYMGLSPIKKAIFKGLLTKPALFNSLLDVASRFQSLFTKPASEIIGSSCARINAPVVGDRHFMPLAKTPLRKLEPSRSTPPGKGGYRVAFFSGCVVDKIYPQVGQAVLKALDHHGIGVYMPAGQACCGIPALASGDKESFDKLVMANLELFEKESFDYLLTPCATCTATMHEIWPLMSGDKSQGVQERIAALSAKVVDVSQFMVDVLQAALPAEGSGLRVTYHDPCHLKKSMKVSEQPRALLRSNPGVEFVEMAEADYCCGCGGSFNLQHYDLSKDIGTRKRDSIVAAKADVVATSCPACMLQLSDMLSRHQDKVAVKHVMEIYAETL encoded by the coding sequence ATGAGTACGGATGTACATCAGCTGGCCGGGATGCTGCACGAACTGGACGACCAGATGGTCGCCTGCATGCGTTGCGGCATGTGTCAGGCCGTCTGTCCGGTGTTTGCCGAATCCATGAACGAAGGGGATGTGGCCCGGGGCAAGATCGCTCTGCTGGAAAATCTGTCCCACGAAATGATCAAGGATCCCGGCGGGGTGCAGGAGAAGCTGAACCGATGTCTGCTGTGCGGTTCCTGTGCGTTCAACTGTCCCAGCGGAGTGAAGGTGCTGGACATCTTCCTGAAGGCGCGGGTCATCGTGAGCTCCTACATGGGCCTTTCCCCGATCAAGAAGGCCATTTTCAAAGGTCTTCTGACCAAGCCGGCTCTGTTCAACTCCCTGCTGGACGTGGCCTCCAGATTTCAGAGCCTGTTCACCAAGCCGGCCAGCGAGATTATCGGCTCGTCCTGCGCGCGGATCAACGCCCCCGTAGTGGGCGACAGGCATTTCATGCCTTTGGCCAAGACGCCCTTACGCAAGCTGGAGCCGTCCCGTTCCACTCCTCCGGGCAAGGGCGGGTACCGGGTGGCCTTTTTTTCCGGCTGCGTGGTGGACAAGATCTACCCGCAGGTGGGTCAGGCCGTGCTGAAGGCCCTGGATCATCACGGGATCGGCGTATACATGCCCGCCGGTCAGGCCTGCTGCGGCATCCCGGCTCTGGCTTCGGGCGACAAGGAATCCTTCGACAAGCTGGTCATGGCCAATCTGGAGCTCTTCGAGAAGGAAAGCTTCGACTATCTGCTGACGCCCTGTGCCACCTGTACGGCCACCATGCATGAAATCTGGCCTCTCATGTCCGGAGACAAGTCCCAAGGTGTCCAGGAACGCATCGCGGCTCTGAGCGCCAAAGTCGTGGACGTGAGCCAATTCATGGTGGATGTGCTGCAAGCGGCCCTGCCCGCCGAAGGCTCGGGCCTCAGGGTGACGTACCACGACCCCTGTCATCTGAAAAAATCCATGAAAGTTTCGGAACAGCCGAGGGCGCTTCTGCGGAGTAACCCCGGTGTGGAGTTCGTGGAAATGGCCGAGGCGGACTACTGCTGCGGCTGCGGCGGCAGTTTCAACCTGCAGCATTACGATCTGTCCAAGGACATCGGCACCCGCAAGCGCGACAGCATTGTGGCCGCCAAGGCCGATGTCGTGGCTACCAGTTGTCCGGCCTGCATGCTGCAACTCTCGGACATGCTGTCCCGCCATCAGGACAAGGTGGCGGTGAAGCACGTCATGGAGATTTACGCCGAAACATTGTGA
- a CDS encoding FAD-binding oxidoreductase, producing the protein MISSSLLTEFRNLLGKANVLDSEADRHAYSYDAAVLDAVVPELVLRPSSSEQLGKTVALCNENKLPMTVRGAGTNLSGGTIPTKEHGVVILTNGMNKILEINEEDLYAVVQPGVVTSKFAAEVARHGLFYPPDPGSQSVSTMGGNVAENAGGLRGLKYGVTKDYVMGVNFWNVEGEYVKSGGKTVKCVTGLNIAQLMVGSEGTLGVFDEIILKLVPPPVASKAMLAEFDDINKASETVAAIISNKIVPCTLEFLDNASIKYVDDFTKAGLPRDAAAILLIEVDGGHTALVEDDAAKVVEICKKQGATRVQLAKDAAEKTKLWEARRNALPALARARPTTVLEDATVPRSQIPAMIKAINEIGEKHRLQIGTFGHAGDGNLHPTILTDRRDKEEFHRVEQAVDEIFDVALRLGGTLSGEHGIGIAKSKWLEKETSRASIIYSRRLKKAVDPNYLLNPGKIIGG; encoded by the coding sequence ATGATTTCGTCGAGTCTGCTGACCGAGTTCAGGAATCTGTTGGGCAAAGCAAACGTGCTGGACAGCGAAGCTGACCGGCATGCCTATTCGTATGATGCCGCTGTGCTGGATGCCGTCGTCCCGGAACTGGTTCTGCGGCCGTCCTCCAGTGAACAGCTCGGAAAAACCGTGGCCCTGTGCAACGAAAACAAGCTGCCCATGACGGTCCGGGGCGCGGGCACCAATCTGAGCGGCGGGACCATCCCCACCAAGGAGCACGGGGTGGTCATCCTGACCAACGGGATGAACAAAATTCTGGAGATCAACGAGGAAGACCTTTACGCCGTGGTCCAGCCCGGCGTGGTTACTTCCAAATTCGCCGCCGAGGTAGCCCGCCACGGCCTCTTCTATCCGCCGGATCCGGGCTCCCAGTCTGTCTCCACCATGGGCGGCAACGTGGCCGAGAACGCCGGAGGGCTGCGCGGCCTCAAATATGGCGTGACCAAAGACTATGTCATGGGCGTGAATTTCTGGAACGTCGAGGGTGAGTACGTCAAATCCGGCGGGAAGACCGTAAAGTGCGTCACGGGTCTCAATATCGCCCAGCTCATGGTGGGCTCCGAAGGCACTCTGGGTGTGTTCGATGAGATCATCCTGAAGCTCGTGCCGCCGCCAGTGGCCTCCAAGGCCATGCTGGCCGAGTTCGACGACATCAACAAGGCTTCGGAGACGGTGGCGGCCATCATCTCCAACAAGATCGTGCCCTGTACGCTGGAGTTTCTGGACAACGCCTCCATCAAGTACGTGGATGACTTCACCAAAGCCGGCCTGCCCCGCGACGCGGCTGCCATCCTGCTGATCGAAGTGGACGGCGGACATACGGCCCTGGTGGAGGACGATGCGGCCAAGGTGGTAGAAATATGTAAGAAGCAGGGGGCCACGCGGGTGCAGCTGGCCAAGGACGCCGCCGAAAAGACCAAGCTCTGGGAAGCGCGCAGAAACGCATTGCCCGCCCTGGCCCGAGCCCGTCCGACCACCGTGCTGGAGGACGCCACCGTGCCGCGCAGCCAGATTCCGGCCATGATCAAGGCCATCAACGAGATCGGCGAGAAACATCGTCTGCAGATCGGCACCTTCGGCCATGCCGGCGACGGCAACCTGCATCCGACCATTCTCACCGACCGGCGCGACAAGGAGGAGTTCCATCGTGTGGAGCAGGCCGTGGACGAGATTTTCGACGTGGCCCTGCGCCTGGGCGGCACCCTGTCCGGTGAACACGGCATCGGCATCGCCAAGTCCAAATGGCTGGAAAAGGAAACTTCCAGAGCCTCCATCATTTATTCACGACGGCTGAAAAAGGCGGTGGACCCGAATTACCTGCTCAACCCCGGCAAGATCATCGGAGGCTAG
- a CDS encoding L-lactate permease: MSIPVLALVALLPILVALILMVGMRWPSTKAMPLAWLVCAMGAFFVWKLPVSYIAALSLQGIVVAIGVLIIVFGAILILYTLKQSGGMETIQYGMQNISRDRRIQAIIIGYMFAAFIEGAAGFGTPAALAAPLLLALGFPPLAAAVVCLVFNSFPVTFGAVGTPVLVGFKSLTPLVDTAVASGAAGINFTNFESFAKIIGLWATVMHGPMAIIMPIFMLGFLTRFYGQNKSWSEGFAAWKFCVFSAVAFLIPYLLCAWILGPEFPAMIGGLIGLGIIVAGAKKGFCVPKDIWDFGPQKTWPAEWTGSITTAEATEFKPHMSQFMAWLPYVLIGGVLVLTRIPQLGLKGWLTAQKIPFTNILGFSNVSASIDYLYLPGTPFILISLLTILLHKMNGKAVSAAWTESIAKMKAPTIALFAAVALVSIFRGSGVADAVLNPNNYPSMPLAMATAVAAMAGNAWPLLASFVGGLGAFITGSNTVSDMLFGEFQWGVAEHLNMPRQIIVAAQAAGGAMGNMVCIHNIVAACAVTGLVGAEGMILKRTFWPFLLYGVVVGIIASLMCFVFLPHLF; encoded by the coding sequence ATGTCGATTCCTGTCTTGGCTCTGGTGGCTCTGCTGCCCATTCTGGTGGCTCTCATTCTCATGGTCGGTATGCGCTGGCCTTCGACCAAGGCCATGCCGCTGGCCTGGCTTGTCTGTGCCATGGGCGCTTTTTTCGTCTGGAAGCTTCCCGTCTCGTACATCGCTGCCCTGTCCCTGCAGGGCATCGTCGTCGCCATCGGCGTTCTGATCATCGTTTTCGGGGCCATCCTCATTCTGTACACTCTGAAGCAGTCCGGCGGTATGGAAACCATCCAGTACGGCATGCAGAACATCAGCCGCGACCGCCGTATCCAGGCCATCATCATTGGCTATATGTTCGCCGCCTTCATCGAAGGTGCCGCCGGTTTCGGCACTCCCGCCGCCCTGGCCGCGCCGCTTCTGCTGGCTCTCGGCTTTCCGCCTCTGGCCGCGGCGGTGGTCTGCCTGGTTTTCAACTCTTTCCCGGTGACCTTCGGGGCCGTGGGCACTCCCGTGCTGGTCGGCTTCAAATCCCTGACACCCCTCGTCGACACTGCCGTTGCCTCGGGTGCGGCCGGGATCAACTTCACCAATTTCGAATCTTTCGCCAAGATTATCGGCCTGTGGGCGACGGTCATGCACGGCCCCATGGCCATTATCATGCCCATTTTCATGCTCGGCTTCCTGACCCGTTTCTACGGCCAGAACAAATCCTGGAGCGAAGGCTTTGCCGCCTGGAAGTTCTGCGTATTTTCCGCCGTGGCGTTCCTGATTCCTTATCTGCTGTGCGCCTGGATTCTCGGACCGGAGTTCCCGGCCATGATCGGCGGCCTCATCGGCCTTGGTATCATTGTCGCCGGCGCCAAGAAGGGGTTCTGCGTGCCCAAGGACATCTGGGATTTCGGCCCGCAGAAGACCTGGCCCGCCGAGTGGACCGGTTCCATCACCACGGCCGAGGCCACGGAATTCAAGCCGCACATGAGCCAGTTCATGGCTTGGCTGCCGTACGTTCTCATCGGCGGCGTGCTGGTCTTGACCCGTATCCCCCAACTGGGTCTCAAAGGGTGGCTCACGGCCCAGAAGATTCCCTTCACCAACATTCTGGGCTTTTCCAATGTTTCGGCTTCCATTGATTATCTGTACCTGCCCGGAACTCCGTTCATTCTCATTTCACTTCTGACCATCCTGCTGCACAAGATGAACGGCAAGGCCGTGAGCGCGGCCTGGACCGAAAGCATCGCCAAGATGAAGGCCCCGACCATCGCGCTCTTCGCCGCCGTGGCTCTGGTTTCCATCTTCCGCGGCTCCGGCGTGGCCGATGCGGTCCTGAACCCCAACAACTATCCCTCCATGCCGCTCGCCATGGCCACCGCCGTGGCCGCCATGGCCGGAAACGCCTGGCCTCTGCTGGCTTCCTTCGTGGGTGGTCTCGGAGCATTCATCACCGGCTCCAACACGGTTTCCGACATGCTCTTCGGCGAGTTTCAGTGGGGCGTGGCCGAACATCTGAACATGCCGCGCCAAATCATCGTGGCCGCCCAGGCGGCAGGCGGCGCCATGGGCAACATGGTATGCATCCACAATATTGTGGCGGCCTGCGCGGTGACCGGCCTTGTGGGCGCCGAAGGCATGATTCTGAAGCGCACCTTCTGGCCGTTCCTTCTCTACGGAGTCGTCGTAGGCATCATCGCCAGCCTCATGTGCTTCGTGTTCCTGCCCCATCTGTTCTGA
- the nifJ gene encoding pyruvate:ferredoxin (flavodoxin) oxidoreductase, protein MAAKNMKTMDGNTAVTHIAYALSDTAAIYPITPSSTMGEIADEWAAQGRKNIFDQQVLVRQLQSEAGAAGAVHGSLAGGALTSTFTASQGLLLMIPNMYKISGELLPGVFHVSARAIAAHALSIFGDHQDVMACRQTGFAMLASSSVQECMDLSLVAHLASIESSIPFLHFFDGFRTSHELQKIEVIDYEDIKKIVNYDAIADFRSRAMNPANPTIRGTAQNPDIYYQGREAANVYYDQVPSIVVEQMKKVFSITGRSYKPFDYVGHPQAERVIVAMGSACETIEEVVRHLLAQGEKVGLVKVRLYRPFVPEFFLQVLPATASVITVLDRTKEPGAKGDPLYKDICTAYMERGELPEIVAGRYGLGSKEFTPAMAKAVFDNMMAAAPKTHFNVGIDDDVTHTSLDVAEFADTTPEGTIQCKFWGLGSDGTVGANKEAIKIIGDNTDLYAQGYFAYDSKKSGGITVSHLRFGKSPIQSTYLVNSANYVACHKDSYVHTYDVLEGIKDGGTFVLNSAWSTEDMEKELPASMRRTIARKKLKFYNIDAVKIAEAVGLGNRINMVMQTAFFKLADVMPFEEAVELLKKSIKKAYGKKGDKIVNMNIAAVDQAMEKLFEVKYPASWADAACECSGEKDVPDFVKNVMRPILAQKGDNLPVSAFEPDGLFPVATSQYEKRGVAINVPEWIPENCIQCNQCSFVCPHAAIVPVLATAEEMEGAPETFDTLDAMGKELKGLKFRMQVNTMDCLGCGNCADICPAKKTALVMKPLATQTGREVPNYDFAATIPFKDKLMRRDTVKGSQLQKPLMEFSGACAGCGETPYVKVLTQLFGERMIIANATGCSSIWGASAPTTPYTVNADGHGPAWGNSLFEDAAEFGYGIQMAYQQRQARLADLVGKALQNELPEDLAEAFRGWLENRHDAEKSREYGDSIVGILSFMNRDALLDEIYASEDLFTKKSIWIFGGDGWAYDIGYGGLDHVLASGEDINVLVMDTEVYSNTGGQSSKATPLGSIAKFAAAGKRTGKKDLGRMAMSYGYVYVATVAMGYDKQQLLKVFREAESYPGPSLIIAYAPCINQGIRKGMGKTQLESKLAVQSGYWPLYRFNPALAGEGKNPFTLDSKAPDGSMQEFLANENRYAQLEKIAPEASKELRTQIEKDYLQRFELYQYYASREMAPEPDAGEPVAAGGAGDGCTLTATAEHSGATASGAPCDDGRAGK, encoded by the coding sequence ATGGCCGCAAAAAATATGAAAACCATGGACGGCAACACCGCCGTCACACATATCGCCTATGCTTTGAGCGATACGGCTGCCATCTACCCCATCACTCCGTCTTCCACCATGGGTGAGATTGCGGATGAATGGGCCGCCCAAGGGCGCAAGAACATTTTTGATCAGCAGGTGCTGGTGCGTCAGCTCCAGTCCGAGGCCGGGGCCGCCGGGGCGGTGCACGGCTCTCTGGCTGGTGGTGCACTGACGTCCACCTTTACAGCTTCTCAGGGCCTGCTGTTGATGATCCCCAACATGTATAAAATTTCCGGCGAGCTTTTGCCCGGCGTGTTCCATGTCAGTGCTCGGGCCATTGCCGCTCACGCCCTGTCTATTTTCGGGGATCACCAAGATGTCATGGCATGCAGGCAGACCGGTTTTGCCATGCTGGCTTCCAGTTCCGTGCAGGAGTGTATGGACCTCTCCTTAGTCGCCCATCTGGCCAGCATCGAATCGAGCATTCCGTTTCTGCATTTTTTCGATGGCTTCCGCACTTCCCACGAGCTGCAGAAAATTGAGGTCATCGACTACGAGGACATCAAGAAAATCGTCAATTATGACGCCATTGCAGATTTTCGCAGCCGGGCCATGAACCCGGCCAACCCGACCATCCGGGGCACGGCCCAGAACCCCGACATCTACTACCAGGGACGGGAAGCGGCCAACGTCTATTACGATCAGGTGCCTTCCATCGTGGTCGAGCAGATGAAGAAAGTGTTTTCCATCACCGGACGTTCCTACAAGCCTTTTGATTATGTCGGTCATCCGCAGGCGGAACGGGTCATAGTGGCCATGGGTTCGGCCTGTGAAACCATTGAGGAAGTAGTACGCCATCTTCTGGCTCAGGGCGAGAAGGTCGGTCTGGTCAAAGTGCGCCTGTACCGTCCTTTCGTGCCCGAGTTCTTCCTGCAGGTACTGCCCGCCACAGCTTCGGTCATCACCGTGCTTGACCGCACCAAGGAGCCCGGCGCCAAGGGCGATCCGCTGTACAAGGATATCTGTACCGCCTACATGGAGCGCGGCGAACTGCCGGAAATCGTAGCCGGCCGCTACGGTCTGGGCTCCAAGGAGTTCACCCCGGCCATGGCCAAGGCCGTCTTCGACAATATGATGGCGGCGGCTCCCAAGACGCATTTCAATGTGGGAATTGACGATGACGTGACCCACACCTCTCTGGATGTGGCCGAGTTCGCCGACACCACGCCCGAGGGGACCATTCAGTGCAAGTTCTGGGGATTGGGCTCCGACGGCACGGTGGGTGCGAACAAGGAAGCCATCAAGATCATCGGCGACAACACCGATCTCTACGCTCAGGGCTACTTCGCCTACGACTCAAAGAAATCCGGCGGCATCACCGTTTCCCACCTGCGTTTCGGCAAATCGCCCATCCAGTCCACCTACTTGGTCAACTCGGCCAATTACGTCGCCTGTCACAAGGACAGCTACGTGCATACCTACGATGTACTGGAGGGCATCAAGGATGGCGGCACCTTTGTGCTGAACTCCGCCTGGAGCACGGAAGACATGGAGAAGGAACTTCCCGCATCCATGCGCCGGACCATCGCCCGCAAGAAGCTCAAGTTCTACAACATCGACGCCGTGAAAATCGCCGAGGCCGTGGGGCTCGGCAACCGCATCAACATGGTTATGCAGACCGCCTTCTTCAAGCTGGCCGATGTCATGCCTTTCGAGGAAGCGGTAGAATTGCTCAAGAAGTCCATTAAGAAAGCCTACGGCAAGAAGGGCGATAAGATCGTCAACATGAATATCGCGGCCGTGGATCAGGCCATGGAGAAGCTGTTCGAGGTCAAGTATCCCGCGTCCTGGGCTGACGCCGCCTGCGAATGTTCCGGGGAAAAGGATGTGCCGGATTTCGTGAAGAACGTCATGCGGCCCATTCTGGCCCAGAAGGGCGACAATCTGCCTGTTTCCGCCTTCGAGCCGGACGGTCTCTTTCCGGTGGCTACATCCCAGTATGAGAAGCGCGGTGTGGCCATCAACGTGCCCGAGTGGATTCCGGAAAACTGCATCCAGTGCAACCAGTGCTCCTTCGTCTGCCCGCATGCGGCCATTGTTCCGGTGCTGGCGACGGCAGAGGAGATGGAAGGCGCGCCGGAGACCTTCGACACTCTGGATGCCATGGGCAAGGAACTCAAGGGGCTCAAGTTCCGCATGCAGGTCAACACCATGGATTGTCTGGGCTGCGGCAACTGCGCGGACATCTGCCCGGCCAAGAAAACGGCTCTGGTCATGAAGCCCCTGGCCACCCAGACCGGCCGTGAAGTGCCCAACTACGACTTTGCGGCGACCATTCCCTTCAAAGACAAACTCATGCGCCGCGACACGGTCAAAGGCAGCCAGCTTCAGAAGCCGCTCATGGAGTTCTCCGGCGCCTGCGCCGGTTGCGGAGAGACACCCTATGTGAAGGTGCTGACCCAGCTCTTCGGAGAACGCATGATCATCGCCAACGCCACGGGCTGCTCCTCTATCTGGGGCGCGTCGGCGCCTACCACGCCGTACACGGTCAATGCCGACGGACACGGCCCGGCCTGGGGCAATTCCCTGTTCGAAGACGCCGCGGAGTTCGGCTATGGCATCCAGATGGCCTACCAGCAGCGCCAGGCCAGACTGGCCGATCTGGTCGGCAAGGCCCTGCAGAATGAACTGCCGGAAGATCTTGCCGAAGCCTTCAGAGGCTGGCTGGAGAACCGCCATGATGCGGAGAAATCCAGAGAATACGGGGATTCCATTGTCGGCATTCTGTCCTTCATGAACCGCGACGCCCTGCTGGATGAAATCTACGCCTCGGAGGACCTGTTCACCAAGAAATCCATCTGGATCTTCGGTGGCGACGGCTGGGCCTACGATATCGGCTATGGCGGGCTGGACCACGTGCTGGCCTCCGGAGAAGACATCAATGTGCTGGTTATGGACACGGAGGTTTACTCCAACACCGGCGGCCAGTCCTCCAAGGCCACGCCGCTGGGCTCCATCGCCAAGTTCGCGGCTGCGGGCAAAAGAACGGGCAAGAAGGACCTGGGCCGCATGGCCATGAGCTACGGCTACGTCTATGTGGCTACGGTGGCCATGGGTTACGACAAGCAGCAGTTGCTGAAGGTGTTCCGAGAGGCCGAAAGCTATCCCGGACCCTCGCTCATCATTGCCTACGCCCCGTGTATCAACCAGGGCATCCGCAAGGGCATGGGCAAGACGCAGCTGGAATCCAAACTGGCCGTGCAGTCCGGCTACTGGCCGCTGTACCGCTTCAATCCGGCCTTGGCGGGCGAGGGCAAGAATCCCTTCACCCTCGATTCCAAGGCTCCGGACGGCAGCATGCAGGAATTCCTGGCCAACGAGAACAGATACGCCCAACTGGAGAAGATCGCTCCGGAAGCTTCCAAGGAACTGCGTACCCAGATTGAAAAAGACTATCTGCAGCGTTTCGAGCTGTATCAGTACTATGCCAGCCGGGAGATGGCCCCTGAACCCGATGCGGGCGAACCGGTGGCCGCGGGGGGTGCCGGAGATGGTTGCACATTGACGGCCACGGCTGAGCATTCCGGAGCCACGGCTTCCGGAGCTCCCTGCGATGACGGCCGCGCCGGAAAATAG
- the htpX gene encoding zinc metalloprotease HtpX — MNQMLKTTFLLTALTLILVAMGGAIGGKSGMLVAFLVAGGMNFFAYWNSDKIVLRMYNARQVTREESPDFYGLIENLAHKAGMPMPKVYVIPSDSPNAFATGRNPENAAVAATQGIMRILSRDELEGVMAHELAHVRNRDTLISTVAATIAGAISMLANMLQWGAIFGMGRSDEEGGGSVLGSLALAIIAPIAAMVVQMAVSRSREFLADETGAAICGKPRALAGALQKLQMAAGRIPMQEATPATSHMFIVNPLTGSRIASLFSTHPSTEERIARLMAMG; from the coding sequence ATGAATCAGATGCTGAAGACCACTTTCCTGCTGACCGCCCTGACCCTGATCCTGGTGGCCATGGGCGGGGCCATCGGCGGAAAATCCGGCATGCTTGTCGCGTTTCTCGTGGCCGGAGGCATGAATTTCTTCGCCTACTGGAACTCGGACAAGATCGTGCTGCGCATGTACAACGCCCGGCAGGTGACCCGCGAGGAAAGCCCCGATTTTTACGGCCTTATAGAAAACTTGGCGCACAAGGCGGGCATGCCCATGCCCAAGGTGTATGTCATTCCTTCCGACAGCCCCAACGCCTTCGCCACGGGCCGCAATCCGGAAAACGCCGCCGTGGCGGCCACCCAGGGTATCATGCGCATTCTGTCCAGGGACGAACTGGAAGGAGTCATGGCCCATGAACTGGCCCACGTCCGCAACCGGGACACCCTCATCTCGACGGTGGCGGCCACCATTGCCGGAGCCATTTCCATGCTGGCCAACATGCTGCAATGGGGAGCCATCTTCGGCATGGGCCGCAGCGACGAAGAAGGCGGCGGCAGCGTTCTGGGCAGCCTGGCCCTGGCCATCATCGCGCCCATCGCTGCCATGGTAGTGCAGATGGCCGTGTCCCGCTCCAGAGAATTCCTGGCCGACGAGACCGGGGCGGCCATCTGCGGCAAGCCCCGCGCTTTGGCCGGAGCCCTGCAGAAACTGCAAATGGCCGCGGGCCGGATACCCATGCAGGAGGCCACCCCGGCCACCTCGCACATGTTCATCGTCAATCCGCTCACGGGCAGCCGGATAGCGTCTCTCTTTTCCACGCACCCGTCCACGGAAGAGCGCATCGCCCGCCTCATGGCCATGGGCTGA
- the aroE gene encoding shikimate dehydrogenase, protein MLLLGIVGHPLAHTLSPVLHNWAAGETGVRASYHAWDTPPDRLPAFMTALRTLPVHGLSVTIPHKEAVMNLVDSLTDNAREAGAVNTLFWEKDTLWGENTDIAGFMAPLAELDIRPGRALVLGAGGAARAVVCGLRREGWDVVLSARTEERARRLAEPFHARTVSWEQRHDVAADLLINTTPLGMSGPFQSLSPWKGSLRGVSLVYDLVYNPRQTPLLAQALREGAKALCGLPMFVHQGLAQFRCWTGRSFDPDRALELLEQTLASRCGA, encoded by the coding sequence ATGCTGCTTCTCGGTATTGTCGGTCATCCTCTTGCGCATACCCTGAGCCCGGTCCTGCACAACTGGGCCGCCGGAGAAACCGGCGTCCGGGCGTCCTATCATGCCTGGGACACGCCGCCGGACAGGCTGCCTGCATTCATGACGGCCCTGCGCACCCTGCCCGTTCACGGCCTGAGCGTGACCATCCCGCACAAGGAGGCGGTCATGAACCTGGTGGACAGCCTGACGGACAACGCCCGGGAAGCCGGAGCCGTAAACACGCTGTTCTGGGAAAAGGACACGCTCTGGGGGGAAAATACGGATATCGCCGGGTTCATGGCTCCGCTGGCGGAGCTCGACATCCGGCCGGGGCGGGCGCTGGTGCTCGGCGCCGGCGGAGCGGCCAGGGCCGTGGTGTGCGGCCTGCGCCGGGAGGGCTGGGATGTGGTCTTGTCCGCACGCACGGAAGAGCGGGCAAGACGTCTGGCGGAGCCTTTCCATGCCCGGACCGTATCCTGGGAGCAGCGCCATGATGTGGCTGCGGACCTTCTGATCAACACTACTCCTTTGGGCATGTCCGGCCCGTTTCAGTCTCTTTCGCCGTGGAAAGGGTCTCTCCGGGGAGTCTCGCTGGTGTACGATCTGGTCTATAACCCTAGGCAGACTCCCCTGCTGGCCCAGGCCCTCCGGGAAGGCGCAAAGGCTCTGTGCGGCCTGCCCATGTTCGTTCATCAGGGGCTGGCCCAGTTCAGATGCTGGACCGGTCGGTCATTCGATCCCGACCGGGCGCTGGAGCTTCTCGAACAGACTCTGGCCTCACGGTGCGGGGCATGA
- the tsaB gene encoding tRNA (adenosine(37)-N6)-threonylcarbamoyltransferase complex dimerization subunit type 1 TsaB codes for MTSCAISADPVLMLNCAGECAQIVFGGGEGVLFAEEIRCPGQSIMHLPTAIERGLDVLGIGVEGLSGIACVRGPGSFTGLRIAHATMYGLARPFSLPMAGLEYPGLLALQTAAMISGELWVVLYARKGQVYVQGFSGTHALTGIGVFSADRTREILAARGETVYLAGNGLRKNSLLLDIPGARVLPPEFDTPAPAVLLAAARTARFSEEPPAPLYLRKSDAEDNLEAIAAARGIDPAEARRHIFDFE; via the coding sequence ATGACATCCTGCGCCATTTCCGCTGATCCAGTTCTGATGCTGAACTGCGCCGGGGAGTGCGCCCAGATTGTCTTCGGCGGCGGGGAAGGAGTGCTCTTCGCCGAGGAGATCCGCTGCCCCGGCCAGTCCATCATGCATCTGCCCACGGCCATCGAGCGCGGTCTGGATGTGCTGGGCATAGGCGTGGAAGGGCTGTCCGGCATTGCCTGTGTGCGCGGACCGGGCTCCTTCACCGGCCTGCGCATCGCCCATGCCACCATGTACGGACTGGCCCGGCCTTTTTCCCTGCCCATGGCCGGGCTGGAGTATCCGGGCCTGCTGGCCCTCCAGACGGCCGCCATGATTTCCGGGGAACTGTGGGTGGTTCTGTATGCCCGCAAGGGACAGGTCTATGTACAGGGCTTTTCCGGAACACATGCCCTGACAGGCATCGGCGTTTTTTCGGCGGACCGGACTCGGGAGATATTGGCCGCAAGAGGAGAGACCGTATATCTGGCCGGAAACGGGCTGCGGAAGAATTCCTTACTGCTCGATATTCCCGGAGCGCGCGTTCTGCCGCCGGAATTCGACACGCCGGCCCCCGCCGTGCTCCTTGCCGCCGCCCGCACTGCACGGTTCTCCGAAGAACCGCCCGCGCCCCTCTACCTGCGCAAGTCCGACGCCGAAGACAATCTGGAGGCCATCGCCGCCGCCAGAGGCATCGACCCGGCCGAAGCGCGCAGGCATATCTTCGATTTTGAATAG